In Bos indicus isolate NIAB-ARS_2022 breed Sahiwal x Tharparkar chromosome 10, NIAB-ARS_B.indTharparkar_mat_pri_1.0, whole genome shotgun sequence, the DNA window AATCACTTGTGCCTCTGCATGAGGCCGGGCCCAATCATTAGGAATGTGCCAGCTACCTGGATAAAAGTACTCAATAAAAGTGGATTGCATAAGCAGATTCTGTGAACAATTTGTCTGAGAAACCAGTGCAGAGGGCTGTTTAAGGAAGCAAGACTTCTCCTGGAACCAAAGTAGAGGTGCACTAGTATATCAAACACTTTGGCTGAGAAAGCCAAGAAAAACCTCCCTAACCGAGTTGAGACTTACTGAAACAAATTGTAGAGCATGATTAAGAAATATAATTTCCtaagaatgaaaatggaaaactatGTTCCCAGAAACAGTCAGGTTAATGAATTTAATGCCTTTTAGATATGCCCTTTAGTCCAAAGATTACTGACCTTAAAATAACTGGCCCTTGTTCATTTTGGGGACTGAGTCTATAGGTCAGAGAAAGTGGAAATCTTAAGATTGGCCCAGTCAAAGAAGAACATTAACAGTTTGAATATGGACCTTGAAAGGGATATGCAGAGAATAGATGAAGCAAATCAGGACCTTCTTGTCAAAATCCACAAGAAAGAAGATGAGATTCAGAGGTGAGTGTTGGGGTTCCATGTGGAAAGTACTCAGTCcagaggatgggatgggaaaaaagagacaaaattgaattttccagtttgttctaGATATCTAAATCTTGTACAGCAAAGTTTCTCCTTCATTCTTCGGCATTTCTCTACAGCTCAAACCTGAACTACGGCAAGTTTCAAGGAGATTCCTAAAAAATTGGGTGATATTTACCTGAGTTGAAAGAACATTGAGGTATTTGACTTGGGAATTAGAGGAATCTTACTTTTCCTGCTTTGAAAGTGATTCTGAGTCTAAGAATCCAGGAAAGAAGGGCTTCCAACTTGAGATTCATATTTATGGTCACTGAGGTACCCTTGAAACTGATATACGTGTTTTATCAGTTTTGAAACTGAGTTCCTTACTGTGTGCTTGTGTCATCCAGGTTGGAAAATGAGATCACTCAGACCAGAGACCTGGCAGAGGATGAGGAGTTGGAGAAGGAGAACACCACCACGATGGAAAGGGAAAGAGCcttgcaggagatggaagaagaaactgccagactggtGAGCAAGAAACTGGGAAGTGCTATTCAACAGGTTATATTCATCATCCTGTCTCTCATCAACCGTCAGATAAGTTGCTGTTGTTGtcgagttgctcagtcatgtctgattctttttgactccatgaactgcagcactccaggcttccctgtccttcactatctccaggagtttgctcagactcatgtccattgagttggtgattccatgcaaccatcccatcctctgttgccccctactccccttgcccttaatctttcccagcatcaacgtcttttccaatgagtcatctcttaaCATCAGggggccacagtattggagcttcagttttactgtcagtccttccaaagaatgagACAGTCTCTCCTTTTTACATACACTGTGTAGTCAACTCAAAAGTCGTGGCAGGATGTGACCATGCTTGGAAAGGAATGTGTGGAGGTTAGGGTTTCTCAGGTAATATTTAGTACCAGAAAGCCCTGTGTGTGGGCATCTCTGTCCCTGGTAAGTTGGCACGTATATATTGAGATCAAACCACAGATTCCTAACCTGACATTATGCAGTAAGATAGAGTTCTTGCAGGAAAAATCACTGGAGTGAAATGGAGAAcaatcaactggaaaaaaaagaaaacagatgatgATGTGCACATGCCCACTTACACTCTGCTTCTTTCTCTCAACAGGAAAGGAAGAATGAGACCCTGGTCCACAGCATAGCAGAACTTGAAAGACAGGTGGGATAGGGCTCTTGTGTTCCCCAGTGTTCCCGCTGCACGCACAGTCATCAGAGAGGCAAAGGAGCAAAAGTGATCATAGGGGATTCCACACGTCAGACCAGCCTGTGCTGGGGTGGGAACGACTCTCCTGAGACTTAGCCCGATAACATAAATAAATTCCACAGATCTTCCCTACGAGTATCAGATGAAAGAAATGGGTGGGGTATTCAGGATATTCAATGATATGATGGGTTCTTCATTGCATTATAAGGAAAAGGATTCCAGTAGACATTTTGGAAGTGATTGGCTGGCAACTTTGTAGTGAgaattaattttactttcaacagagacttttaaaaatatttaattcttaaggattcccttttcttcatctaGACATTCCCTTTATCTTAACTCCTGCTCAGAATACAGTGGGCTTCCTATGTTTATTGTGCTTTCTGACCCAGGTCTGCAGCCCTGAGTAACCCAGCatggattaggagtttggaaaAGTACCCCTGTCTTGAGCAGATCTAGCTTTGATGACCAAGACTAGTGGGAAGAAATTGGaagcagaataaaaatgttttcaagggTACCGAGTATCCACCAAAGGACCATCTCCTGACAGCTTTTATCAAGGCCAAATTACCAGCCCACACACACCAGAGaatatctttgtctttttttttttttttttttggatgtattttttgtttgtaattgaatttttttatttgaaactgTAGCTTACAAGGAAATCTCAAAAAGCAACAAAGTGTGAACAAGACAATCTAAAGGGAACCCCAGAAGAGTCAAAGGTAAATGGAAAAGCAATCTTGAATGGGTTTGGACTATGTGAACAGGAAACAAGCCTTCAAGTTGAAACAACTGTCAAAGTTGAGACAAATTCTTTGTAGTTTTACCCATGTCAGGCATAAGCCTGGGCCATTGAGTGCTGAATTTTCCTCTGCTCTTAGTCAGGAATTTTGCTCTGAAGCcatatattttgttctttcttccatGAGGAAGAgcataaacacaaatatatatttaacactgGAGGCAGCTGAAGTCCCTAATTTAAATCCTGGCCCCAGTACTTGGTGTGGTATATGAAGGGCAATTTAATCAGTCCCTCCCAACCTCAGTTTGAAAATTGAGTGAAATTGTGTATATAAActattctttcccttttctggaCTGCTAAAACCTGAAATCACATAATTTTAAAGTGACTATTTGAGTCTGgctaagcaatggcaccccactccagtactcttgcctggaaaatccatggatggaggggcctggtgggctgcagtccatggggtcactaagagtcggacacaactgagcgacttcactttcacttttcactttcatgcattggagaaggaaatggcaacccactccagtgttcttgcctggagaatcccagggacgggggagcctggtgggctgccatctacggggtcgcacagaatcggacacgactgaagcgacgcagcagcagcagcagcaagatatgtGTAtgaattcatagagacagagctgctgatactgctgctgctaagtcacttcagtcatgtccaactctgtgcaaccccagagacagcagccactaggctcttctgtccctgggattctccaggcaagaatactggagtgggtttccatttccttctccaatgcgtgaaagtgaagtcattcagttgtgcccgactcttagtgaccccatggactgcagcccaccaggctcctctgtccatgggattttccaggaagagtactggagtgggttgtcattgccttctccgagagacaGAGCTAGGATCTGTAAATCTACTGTATGCTGGGAAATTTACATATCCTGTCATGGGATCCAGTCTAGGAAAAGAATAGTGAGTTTTACCTGCTAAGTAAGGTGattacatgcgtgctaagtcgcttcagttgtgtctgactctttgagacagcCACATAACTTCCTCATCCACACCAAAGTTCACAGTCTTGGCCCTTGTTGTAACCTCTGCATGGAACATATTTCCTCCAGATGTCCATTTGGCTAATATTTATCATTTAGACTTCAACTCAAGTATCATCAAGGAGGCCTTCACAAACCACCTATAATAGCTCTTACTCCATCACTCACTCTCAGCACATTtctgtgcttttatttctttcacagcACTTATCATTATCAGGTTGACTTATTTGTTATGTCCCCCACCTAGAATGTCAACTCTGTGAGGCAGAGAGCCTATCAATCCTGCTCATCACTGTATCCTCAGTACTCCCCTTGCCCTTTCCCTGTCATTCCAGTAGAGTGGCCGATACAAAATGGCTTTCATCAAATattcaaggaaggaaaagaggaatacagggaggaaaaaaggagtaatgaatatataaatgcaAAGGGAATAGTGACGTTTTCAAGAGTGATATTTTCTAAGAGAAATAGCTAAGGAAGAAGGAAGCTAAGAATTGAAGTTTAAGGGCAAAGGGAGCACTGATGAATGCTCAGTGGATTCACCAGGCAGCTGACAGGATGGTTTGACTGCTCTCCAACAAAGAGATATCTGAAATGTGCCTGACGCACTTCAACCACCTGTGAGATAAACTTTGTGATAGCATTTCAGAATGAAATTCTGTTTTTGCCTTGCTGAGTTACCAGCCTCCTTTCCTGTCTATAGGTTAAGTTACAACAACTGGAAGCCTCCTGTGCAGACCAAGAGAAGGAGCTGGCCAAGGTAACCACAAACTTCAATGTTTCTTCTCCCAAAGGAAGGGAAATGTGATTCTTGGTCCAACAATCTAACACATTCTTCAGATGATTGAGTTTTAATAATGTTCTACTTCTAAAACTACATGggatcaggaggagaagaaggaaaggaggatgaATACAGTATTCTAGGTTACCTACTATTTAACATTTCTACAGGATACATTCCATAATGTCTATTTCCCACAAATTAGTATCTATTCTTCTCCCAACTGTCCCCAAATAATCCCCATGGGACTATAAAGCATATTCTCAGAAAATGAGTTTATATGTACAAAAAACATATTTAGAAAAACTAGAAGCCTACATTTAGGGTCTTGTACACAGGAGGAAACAAGTATACTATTGTTCTTGTAGAAATTCCCTGAGAAAATTTAAGACTAATAAATTTTGCTTCCCAGGTAATAGAAGACTATGCATTCGTGGCCCAGCTCTGTGAAGATCAAGCTCTCTGCATAAAGGTACAGCCTCTCAGTAAATAGCTAGCAAAGGGTTTGTTCAGGTACACAGTGAAATGGAAATAGGTTTTTCAGCAAAGACCACCTGGAATAATTTTAACTCTTCAAGGTGTCACTCCAAAGGGACTTTAAAGTCTTTGACACTCCACCACCAATATCATTCTTTTACTTGCCTCGTCTCCCAGCCCCTAGTGCCTTTAACTTAATGATGAGCACTTGTACTATTTATAACCCCAATTATTCCCAGGGGCCTGTCCAATGGTGAAACGTAGTGAGAGATCAGTACTGATGGAGTGAAGGCTAGGAAGGAGGAAAAGTGGCAGTGGGAACATCAAACATTTATGTTATGATGTAATAATGTGTGTTTATTATGATTAGGAAAAGCACAGGGCTTTAATTAGTAACtgtgctttcctttatttctctttgaagAAGTACCAGGAAACTTTGAAGAAAATACAAGAAGAACTAGAAACTCGGTTCCTTGAGAGAGAAGTGTGAGCTTTAGCAAACAAAGGAACATCCTGGTTTTAGTGGTAACTCCATCTCAGCCTGGGTCAGAGCAAACATCTCTCTGACTAATTCCAATTTGGAATTGCATAAGCCCTGACACCACATATCTTTCCCCTCCATAGTGATCAGGTCAACTCCCCCTACACTacaccaacttttttttttttaaggcaagatAAATGAATTCTTATACTGTTATTGTAtaaatacacaattttttttaacagcaccATTTTCAAGTGTATACACAATATGATTATAATAAACCAAATCTAAAATGCAGGTCCTTTTCCCAGCTTTCTTAAAAGACTCTAGAAATGCATTTCCCTTCCTAACTTTATCATATTACCAATTATTTGGGTTTATATTAAGGCCAGAAACATGTGCCTTAAAAAGGACTAGAGGTCAGGCACCTTGATAAGCAGAGCATGCCTTATATTTCACAGGAAAGGCCTTATAATAATACCATCTTCACTTACcccaaatataaagaaattaaaccATATGGGATAGGCATGACATTAACCTCCAGACACCTGCAAAGACTATCATATTATGAAACTCAAACTGTATACTATTATActatattaaacataaataaaagaaaagcctcccccaccccccaaaaaagatgcctTGAGTCTGTCAGAAGAGTTCAACTCTTTTGCagtggttgtttagtcgctaagttgtgtccgactcttctgagattctatagactgtagccctccaggttcctctgttcatgggatttcccaggcaagaatactgaagtggatttccatttcctcctccagggtatcttcccagcccagggatcaaacctatgtctcctgcattgacaggtagattcttaaccactgagctacctgggagaCACTTAAATTCTTTAGTTTAAATCAAAAACTTCAATTTTTTGACCCTCTTTAGAAGTTAAATCTTAATTCAATCAAGAAGTATctctatttattaaatattttggaatCTTAGGATGAAGAGAAAGAGACCCAAACTGCATAAAGCCTCTAACTAAGCAGGCACACATGGTGGCCTGGTGTCCAAGGCACCGGGACCTGGAGGCTCTCACCCTTAAAGGACACCTTCAAGTCTCCCAAAATCCTTCCTGAGTACTAGGTATGGCTTGACTGCTAAGCTAAGTTTCTAAACCAAGActattcaacaaaaatttatatgCTATCTGTT includes these proteins:
- the TMCO5A gene encoding transmembrane and coiled-coil domain-containing protein 5A isoform X3, with the translated sequence MIYRSEKVEILRLAQSKKNINSLNMDLERDMQRIDEANQDLLVKIHKKEDEIQRLENEITQTRDLAEDEELEKENTTTMERERALQEMEEETARLERKNETLVHSIAELERQLTRKSQKATKCEQDNLKGTPEESKVKLQQLEASCADQEKELAKVIEDYAFVAQLCEDQALCIKKYQETLKKIQEELETRFLEREVSKVMCMISTSKEYNSQNNKDNSLQKKKAGFCKRIFQYFFFTTLFLIRLLGYLLFHISFINPDLFVNILPRILSRNVLWKLRCFLFPSLTLETEDMLPH
- the TMCO5A gene encoding transmembrane and coiled-coil domain-containing protein 5A isoform X1, with the translated sequence MEEQKEDQLDYESEKVEILRLAQSKKNINSLNMDLERDMQRIDEANQDLLVKIHKKEDEIQRLENEITQTRDLAEDEELEKENTTTMERERALQEMEEETARLERKNETLVHSIAELERQLTRKSQKATKCEQDNLKGTPEESKVKLQQLEASCADQEKELAKVIEDYAFVAQLCEDQALCIKKYQETLKKIQEELETRFLEREVSKVMCMISTSKEYNSQNNKDNSLQKKKAGFCKRIFQYFFFTTLFLIRLLGYLLFHISFINPDLFVNILPRILSRNVLWKLRCFLFPSLTLETEDMLPH
- the TMCO5A gene encoding transmembrane and coiled-coil domain-containing protein 5A isoform X4 is translated as MEEQKEDQLDYESEKVEILRLAQSKKNINSLNMDLERDMQRIDEANQDLLVKIHKKEDEIQRLENEITQTRDLAEDEELEKENTTTMERERALQEMEEETARLERKNETLVHSIAELERQLTRKSQKATKCEQDNLKGTPEESKVKLQQLEASCADQEKELAKVIEDYAFVAQLCEDQALCIKKYQETLKKIQEELETRFLEREVSKVMCMISTSKEYNSQNNKDNSLQKKKAGFCKR
- the TMCO5A gene encoding transmembrane and coiled-coil domain-containing protein 5A isoform X2, which gives rise to MQGPRSEKVEILRLAQSKKNINSLNMDLERDMQRIDEANQDLLVKIHKKEDEIQRLENEITQTRDLAEDEELEKENTTTMERERALQEMEEETARLERKNETLVHSIAELERQLTRKSQKATKCEQDNLKGTPEESKVKLQQLEASCADQEKELAKVIEDYAFVAQLCEDQALCIKKYQETLKKIQEELETRFLEREVSKVMCMISTSKEYNSQNNKDNSLQKKKAGFCKRIFQYFFFTTLFLIRLLGYLLFHISFINPDLFVNILPRILSRNVLWKLRCFLFPSLTLETEDMLPH